Proteins co-encoded in one Tachysurus fulvidraco isolate hzauxx_2018 chromosome 17, HZAU_PFXX_2.0, whole genome shotgun sequence genomic window:
- the nanos1 gene encoding nanos homolog 1, which produces MDFLNHSYLSARTSYDYTFNFWNDYLGLSTLVTQSSKRGPGGGASPNSITESLKATLGLDDSAPCPCAAHLDYCCCSSSCCSSSSSCGCCCPPASPPPPSLLELKERFSALGPFRSHGAGIVGHERDAGFGGGGGGGSFAAFELFGADRKVRKTAAARAKQEPKICVFCRNNGAPEEVYGSHVLKAPDGRVVCPILRAYTCPLCSANGDNAHTIKYCPLSKEQPAPRALKGGRAVGGKRVKIF; this is translated from the coding sequence ATGGATTTTTTAAACCACAGCTACTTAAGCGCGCGCACGTCCTATGACTACACGTTCAACTTCTGGAACGACTATCTGGGCCTGTCCACGCTGGTGACGCAGAGCAGCAAGCGCGGTCCCGGCGGCGGAGCGAGCCCCAACTCCATCACGGAGTCTCTGAAAGCCACACTGGGCCTGGACGACTCGGCGCCGTGCCCGTGCGCCGCGCACTTGGactactgctgctgctcttCCTCGTGctgctcctcttcctcgtcGTGCGGCTGCTGCTGCCCTCCCGCAAGCCCGCCGCCGCCTTCCCTGCTTGAGCTCAAGGAACGATTCTCGGCGCTCGGTCCGTTCCGTAGCCACGGCGCGGGGATTGTAGGGCATGAGCGCGACGCGGGCttcggaggaggaggaggcggcGGAAGTTTCGCGGCTTTTGAGCTGTTCGGCGCGGATAGAAAGGTGCGCAAGACGGCGGCGGCGCGCGCCAAGCAGGAGCCCAAGATCTGCGTGTTCTGTCGGAATAACGGCGCCCCCGAAGAGGTGTACGGCTCGCACGTGCTGAAGGCGCCCGACGGCCGCGTGGTGTGCCCGATCCTGCGCGCATACACGTGCCCGCTGTGCAGCGCCAACGGCGACAACGCGCACACCATCAAGTACTGTCCGCTGTCCAAGGAGCAGCCTGCGCCCCGAGCGCTCAAAGGAGGCCGGGCAGTGGGCGGTAAGCGCGTCAAAAtattctaa